In Felis catus isolate Fca126 chromosome A3, F.catus_Fca126_mat1.0, whole genome shotgun sequence, a single genomic region encodes these proteins:
- the CA3H2orf78 gene encoding uncharacterized protein C2orf78 homolog isoform X1 gives MHSSASATQTSSSIVSSSLVSGVDVSSSLTMSENFQNPSLLGTPNSLQLSLPVVSNAASLAGSVYSFSRVSAPAVSSAWLLPSASGTSFQPLMGSAYLYQHSSTTMLSGVTAQSQISTSAASYPGIFEWDSTGSTEKKSSSLGDFTVTVTDQDTAVSSISMAAQYDKTSEANNMVPLYPSLSASRVQGTPSQIPNQGHSLSLPYQEGSQVYYYNQGTLGPLLSGELGPYLQSYGSVSYMGSKASAPQPEMVMVLKEVQPTNVPPPASTSGIYYSVSAQPITETSFQVVDTSLGMETSLGLQSPSQTFCLPQTPEFPKSCSSRNIQVLESNPPPELGDISVIAPVQSSSNLLALPPAPSQEQTENKNLSDTKTKLSKPLDAYQIPLENQDPPLLPLEIPDIHQLLACIDPLGQEEQSGSENTDLGKNGMSLEDQGTLENGIVSSGGFADITTLVEDIHLPQLFNSLNDLDQSKGPKVINAKDTRIIKLNEVQEKSSVIKLSSDQARKNKHKAAETINGVPKTKIQPKDPGCLLGEEVVICNAGDSDRAHVNSAKHSNSKSQKAASSRISKTKSHGQEKTKRSRENNPKKAEEIKQSGNTVKAEEKPTIPKMKRRRNQPELSQETFKKPRSCLGMHMLESVQIFHALGKKSDKKIRLSSSWALGNSSNPKVAQPSPVIKRWLDTPREGKGPEKNKVKVQKQDSGADTECPSPSQYELPPPGKVKLVPLPFPTLEKPQARPVLRRPHSLASRRSAVAYPARPGSTSSAQPIAVNSSRPTPVSLTGPARPARPISTNPTRPGLTNPTRPSVPHSAASRPAPYKTSSCTSLQQEPIPTAVTKLQSPPKPHNQFLLQDFCFQPIPWRKPNVPEPVMSKPITKEQRPEREAMKRQAQQERENAAKYTSLGKVQFFIEREKDMEIARYYGYAI, from the exons ATGCACTCTTCGGCTTCAGCCACTCAGACATCCTCCAGTATCGTCTCTTCATCCCTTGTATCCGGAGTTgatgtttcctcttctctgaccATGTCTG AAAATTTCCAAAATCCATCTTTACTTGGAACTCCAAACTCTCTgcagctctctctccctgtggtgAGCAATGCAGCTTCCCTAGCAGGAAGTGTCTACAGCTTCTCCAGAGTCTCTGCTCCAGCAGTCAGTTCGGCATGGCTACTGCCATCAGCTTCTGGCACTTCTTTCCAGCCACTCATGGGTAGTGCCTACCTTTACCAACATTCCAGTACAACTATGTTGTCTGGAGTTACTGCCCAGAGCCAGATCTCCACTTCAGCTGCTTCCTATCCAGGTATTTTTGAGTGGGATAGCACAGGGAGCACTGAAAAGAAGTCATCTTCACTTGGAGACTTCACTGTGACTGTCACTGACCAGGACACGGCTGTTTCTTCCATATCTATGGCAGCCCAGTATGATAAAACTTCAGAGGCCAATAACATGGTCCCTCTGTATCCATCACTTTCTGCCAGCCGTGTTCAGGGAACACCATCTCAGATTCCAAATCAGGGACACAGCCTATCACTTCCCTACCAGGAAGGAAGCCAGGTATATTACTATAATCAAGGCACACTGGGACCTCTACTGTCTGGAGAACTTGGTCCCTACCTGCAGTCCTATGGCTCTGTGTCATACATGGGAAGTAAGGCCTCTGCCCCCCAACCAGAAATGGTCATGGTACTAAAGGAGGTTCAGCCCACAAATGTCCCACCACCAGCCTCCACCTCTGGAATCTACTACTCTGTATCTGCTCAACCCATCACAGAAACAAGTTTTCAAG TGGTGGATACTTCCCTGGGGATGGAGACTTCCCTGGGATTGCAATCTCCAAGTCAGACATTTTGTCTGCCACAAACTCCAGAATTCCCCAAGTCCTGCAGTAGCAGAAATATCCAGGTACTTGAAAGCAACCCACCTCCTGAACTTGGAGACATCTCAGTGATAGCTCCTGTCCAGAGTTCCAGTAATCTGCTGGCACTGCCTCCAGCTCCAAGCCAGGAACAAACTGAGAATAAGAATTTGAGTGATACTAAAACCAAGCTTTCAAAGCCTCTGGATGCCTACCAGATCCCATTAGAAAATCAAGATCCTCCACTTCTTCCTTTAGAAATTCCTGATATTCACCAGCTCCTGGCCTGCATTGATCCCCTTGGCCAAGAGGAGCAGTCTGGTTCTGAAAACACTGATCTGGGAAAAAATGGTATGAGTCTTGAGGACCAAGGGACCCTTGAAAATGGGATTGTATCTAGTGGTGGTTTCGCAGACATCACTACTCTAGTGGAGGATATTCATCTTCCCCAGCTCTTTAATTCCTTGAACGACCTTGATCAATCCAAAGGTCCCAAGGTGATCAATGCCAAAGATACCAGAATCATCAAGTTGAATGAAGTGCAAGAAAAGTCAAGTGTCATAAAGTTGTCCTCTGATCAAGCCAGGAAGAATAAACACAAAGCTGCTGAGACTATCAATGGTGTTCCCAAGACCAAAATCCAGCCAAAGGACCCAGGATGCCTGTTAGGGGAAGAAGTGGTTATTTGCAATGCTGGAGATAGTGACAGGGCTCATGTGAATTCAGCCAAGCATTCCAACAGCAAATCTCAGAAAGCTGCATCCAGCAggatcagcaaaactaagagcCATGGGCAGGAAAAGAccaaaaggagcagagaaaacaaCCCCAAGAAAGCTGAAGAGATTAAGCAGTCAGGGAACACAGTCAAGGCAGAAGAGAAGCCAACCATTCCCAAGATGAAGCGGAGGAGAAATCAACCTGAGCTTAGCCAAGAGACCTTTAAAAAGCCTCGAAGCTGCCTAGGCATGCACATGTTGGAGTCTGTACAGATTTTTCACGCGCTGGGGAAAAAGAGTGATAAGAAAATCAGACTCTCTTCCTCCTGGGCCCTGGGAAACTCCAGCAACCCTAAAGTTGCCCAGCCATCCCCAGTTATCAAACGATGGCTGGACACCCCACGTGAGGGTAAAggtcctgaaaaaaataaagtcaaagtcCAGAAACAAGACAGTGGTGCTGACACAGAGTGTCCATCTCCATCCCAGTATGAGCTGCCACCTCCTGGGAAGGTCAAGTTGGTGCCTTTGCCTTTTCCAACCTTGGAGAAGCCTCAAGCTCGACCTGTTCTTCGGAGGCCACACTCTCTGGCCTCACGTCGGTCTGCTGTGGCTTACCCTGCCCGGCCAGGGTCCACTAGCTCAGCTCAACCTATTGCAGTCAATTCATCCCGGCCAACCCCTGTCTCCTTGACAGGTCCTGCCAGACCAGCTCGGCCAATTTCAACCAATCCAACCCGACCAGGTTTGACCAACCCTACCCGGCCTAGTGTCCCTCACTCTGCTGCATCCAGACCTGCACCCTACAAAACGTCATCCTGCACCTCTCTCCAGCAGGAACCCATTCCTACTGCTGTGACCAAACTCCAGTCCCCACCCAAACCTCACAATCAATTTCTACTCCAAGACTTCTGCTTTCAACCTATTCCATGGAGAAAACCCAATGTTCCTGAGCCAGTAATGTCGAAGCCCATCACAAAAGAACAGAGGCCAGAGCGAGAGGCCATGAAGCGGCAGGCTCAACAAGAGCGTGAGAATGCAGCCAAATACACCTCTTTGGGGAAAGTGCAGTTTTTCATTGAGAGGGAAAAAGATATGGAAATTGCTCGATACTATGGCTATGCAATATAA
- the CA3H2orf78 gene encoding uncharacterized protein C2orf78 homolog isoform X2: protein MRTAQAKQDPEDYNENFQNPSLLGTPNSLQLSLPVVSNAASLAGSVYSFSRVSAPAVSSAWLLPSASGTSFQPLMGSAYLYQHSSTTMLSGVTAQSQISTSAASYPGIFEWDSTGSTEKKSSSLGDFTVTVTDQDTAVSSISMAAQYDKTSEANNMVPLYPSLSASRVQGTPSQIPNQGHSLSLPYQEGSQVYYYNQGTLGPLLSGELGPYLQSYGSVSYMGSKASAPQPEMVMVLKEVQPTNVPPPASTSGIYYSVSAQPITETSFQVVDTSLGMETSLGLQSPSQTFCLPQTPEFPKSCSSRNIQVLESNPPPELGDISVIAPVQSSSNLLALPPAPSQEQTENKNLSDTKTKLSKPLDAYQIPLENQDPPLLPLEIPDIHQLLACIDPLGQEEQSGSENTDLGKNGMSLEDQGTLENGIVSSGGFADITTLVEDIHLPQLFNSLNDLDQSKGPKVINAKDTRIIKLNEVQEKSSVIKLSSDQARKNKHKAAETINGVPKTKIQPKDPGCLLGEEVVICNAGDSDRAHVNSAKHSNSKSQKAASSRISKTKSHGQEKTKRSRENNPKKAEEIKQSGNTVKAEEKPTIPKMKRRRNQPELSQETFKKPRSCLGMHMLESVQIFHALGKKSDKKIRLSSSWALGNSSNPKVAQPSPVIKRWLDTPREGKGPEKNKVKVQKQDSGADTECPSPSQYELPPPGKVKLVPLPFPTLEKPQARPVLRRPHSLASRRSAVAYPARPGSTSSAQPIAVNSSRPTPVSLTGPARPARPISTNPTRPGLTNPTRPSVPHSAASRPAPYKTSSCTSLQQEPIPTAVTKLQSPPKPHNQFLLQDFCFQPIPWRKPNVPEPVMSKPITKEQRPEREAMKRQAQQERENAAKYTSLGKVQFFIEREKDMEIARYYGYAI from the exons ATGCGAACTGCACAAGCAAAACAAGACCCTGAAGATTACAATG AAAATTTCCAAAATCCATCTTTACTTGGAACTCCAAACTCTCTgcagctctctctccctgtggtgAGCAATGCAGCTTCCCTAGCAGGAAGTGTCTACAGCTTCTCCAGAGTCTCTGCTCCAGCAGTCAGTTCGGCATGGCTACTGCCATCAGCTTCTGGCACTTCTTTCCAGCCACTCATGGGTAGTGCCTACCTTTACCAACATTCCAGTACAACTATGTTGTCTGGAGTTACTGCCCAGAGCCAGATCTCCACTTCAGCTGCTTCCTATCCAGGTATTTTTGAGTGGGATAGCACAGGGAGCACTGAAAAGAAGTCATCTTCACTTGGAGACTTCACTGTGACTGTCACTGACCAGGACACGGCTGTTTCTTCCATATCTATGGCAGCCCAGTATGATAAAACTTCAGAGGCCAATAACATGGTCCCTCTGTATCCATCACTTTCTGCCAGCCGTGTTCAGGGAACACCATCTCAGATTCCAAATCAGGGACACAGCCTATCACTTCCCTACCAGGAAGGAAGCCAGGTATATTACTATAATCAAGGCACACTGGGACCTCTACTGTCTGGAGAACTTGGTCCCTACCTGCAGTCCTATGGCTCTGTGTCATACATGGGAAGTAAGGCCTCTGCCCCCCAACCAGAAATGGTCATGGTACTAAAGGAGGTTCAGCCCACAAATGTCCCACCACCAGCCTCCACCTCTGGAATCTACTACTCTGTATCTGCTCAACCCATCACAGAAACAAGTTTTCAAG TGGTGGATACTTCCCTGGGGATGGAGACTTCCCTGGGATTGCAATCTCCAAGTCAGACATTTTGTCTGCCACAAACTCCAGAATTCCCCAAGTCCTGCAGTAGCAGAAATATCCAGGTACTTGAAAGCAACCCACCTCCTGAACTTGGAGACATCTCAGTGATAGCTCCTGTCCAGAGTTCCAGTAATCTGCTGGCACTGCCTCCAGCTCCAAGCCAGGAACAAACTGAGAATAAGAATTTGAGTGATACTAAAACCAAGCTTTCAAAGCCTCTGGATGCCTACCAGATCCCATTAGAAAATCAAGATCCTCCACTTCTTCCTTTAGAAATTCCTGATATTCACCAGCTCCTGGCCTGCATTGATCCCCTTGGCCAAGAGGAGCAGTCTGGTTCTGAAAACACTGATCTGGGAAAAAATGGTATGAGTCTTGAGGACCAAGGGACCCTTGAAAATGGGATTGTATCTAGTGGTGGTTTCGCAGACATCACTACTCTAGTGGAGGATATTCATCTTCCCCAGCTCTTTAATTCCTTGAACGACCTTGATCAATCCAAAGGTCCCAAGGTGATCAATGCCAAAGATACCAGAATCATCAAGTTGAATGAAGTGCAAGAAAAGTCAAGTGTCATAAAGTTGTCCTCTGATCAAGCCAGGAAGAATAAACACAAAGCTGCTGAGACTATCAATGGTGTTCCCAAGACCAAAATCCAGCCAAAGGACCCAGGATGCCTGTTAGGGGAAGAAGTGGTTATTTGCAATGCTGGAGATAGTGACAGGGCTCATGTGAATTCAGCCAAGCATTCCAACAGCAAATCTCAGAAAGCTGCATCCAGCAggatcagcaaaactaagagcCATGGGCAGGAAAAGAccaaaaggagcagagaaaacaaCCCCAAGAAAGCTGAAGAGATTAAGCAGTCAGGGAACACAGTCAAGGCAGAAGAGAAGCCAACCATTCCCAAGATGAAGCGGAGGAGAAATCAACCTGAGCTTAGCCAAGAGACCTTTAAAAAGCCTCGAAGCTGCCTAGGCATGCACATGTTGGAGTCTGTACAGATTTTTCACGCGCTGGGGAAAAAGAGTGATAAGAAAATCAGACTCTCTTCCTCCTGGGCCCTGGGAAACTCCAGCAACCCTAAAGTTGCCCAGCCATCCCCAGTTATCAAACGATGGCTGGACACCCCACGTGAGGGTAAAggtcctgaaaaaaataaagtcaaagtcCAGAAACAAGACAGTGGTGCTGACACAGAGTGTCCATCTCCATCCCAGTATGAGCTGCCACCTCCTGGGAAGGTCAAGTTGGTGCCTTTGCCTTTTCCAACCTTGGAGAAGCCTCAAGCTCGACCTGTTCTTCGGAGGCCACACTCTCTGGCCTCACGTCGGTCTGCTGTGGCTTACCCTGCCCGGCCAGGGTCCACTAGCTCAGCTCAACCTATTGCAGTCAATTCATCCCGGCCAACCCCTGTCTCCTTGACAGGTCCTGCCAGACCAGCTCGGCCAATTTCAACCAATCCAACCCGACCAGGTTTGACCAACCCTACCCGGCCTAGTGTCCCTCACTCTGCTGCATCCAGACCTGCACCCTACAAAACGTCATCCTGCACCTCTCTCCAGCAGGAACCCATTCCTACTGCTGTGACCAAACTCCAGTCCCCACCCAAACCTCACAATCAATTTCTACTCCAAGACTTCTGCTTTCAACCTATTCCATGGAGAAAACCCAATGTTCCTGAGCCAGTAATGTCGAAGCCCATCACAAAAGAACAGAGGCCAGAGCGAGAGGCCATGAAGCGGCAGGCTCAACAAGAGCGTGAGAATGCAGCCAAATACACCTCTTTGGGGAAAGTGCAGTTTTTCATTGAGAGGGAAAAAGATATGGAAATTGCTCGATACTATGGCTATGCAATATAA
- the CA3H2orf78 gene encoding uncharacterized protein C2orf78 homolog isoform X3, whose translation MHSSASATQTSSSIVSSSLVSGVDVSSSLTMSENFQNPSLLGTPNSLQLSLPVVSNAASLAGSVYSFSRVSAPAVSSAWLLPSASGTSFQPLMGSAYLYQHSSTTMLSGVTAQSQISTSAASYPVVDTSLGMETSLGLQSPSQTFCLPQTPEFPKSCSSRNIQVLESNPPPELGDISVIAPVQSSSNLLALPPAPSQEQTENKNLSDTKTKLSKPLDAYQIPLENQDPPLLPLEIPDIHQLLACIDPLGQEEQSGSENTDLGKNGMSLEDQGTLENGIVSSGGFADITTLVEDIHLPQLFNSLNDLDQSKGPKVINAKDTRIIKLNEVQEKSSVIKLSSDQARKNKHKAAETINGVPKTKIQPKDPGCLLGEEVVICNAGDSDRAHVNSAKHSNSKSQKAASSRISKTKSHGQEKTKRSRENNPKKAEEIKQSGNTVKAEEKPTIPKMKRRRNQPELSQETFKKPRSCLGMHMLESVQIFHALGKKSDKKIRLSSSWALGNSSNPKVAQPSPVIKRWLDTPREGKGPEKNKVKVQKQDSGADTECPSPSQYELPPPGKVKLVPLPFPTLEKPQARPVLRRPHSLASRRSAVAYPARPGSTSSAQPIAVNSSRPTPVSLTGPARPARPISTNPTRPGLTNPTRPSVPHSAASRPAPYKTSSCTSLQQEPIPTAVTKLQSPPKPHNQFLLQDFCFQPIPWRKPNVPEPVMSKPITKEQRPEREAMKRQAQQERENAAKYTSLGKVQFFIEREKDMEIARYYGYAI comes from the exons ATGCACTCTTCGGCTTCAGCCACTCAGACATCCTCCAGTATCGTCTCTTCATCCCTTGTATCCGGAGTTgatgtttcctcttctctgaccATGTCTG AAAATTTCCAAAATCCATCTTTACTTGGAACTCCAAACTCTCTgcagctctctctccctgtggtgAGCAATGCAGCTTCCCTAGCAGGAAGTGTCTACAGCTTCTCCAGAGTCTCTGCTCCAGCAGTCAGTTCGGCATGGCTACTGCCATCAGCTTCTGGCACTTCTTTCCAGCCACTCATGGGTAGTGCCTACCTTTACCAACATTCCAGTACAACTATGTTGTCTGGAGTTACTGCCCAGAGCCAGATCTCCACTTCAGCTGCTTCCTATCCAG TGGTGGATACTTCCCTGGGGATGGAGACTTCCCTGGGATTGCAATCTCCAAGTCAGACATTTTGTCTGCCACAAACTCCAGAATTCCCCAAGTCCTGCAGTAGCAGAAATATCCAGGTACTTGAAAGCAACCCACCTCCTGAACTTGGAGACATCTCAGTGATAGCTCCTGTCCAGAGTTCCAGTAATCTGCTGGCACTGCCTCCAGCTCCAAGCCAGGAACAAACTGAGAATAAGAATTTGAGTGATACTAAAACCAAGCTTTCAAAGCCTCTGGATGCCTACCAGATCCCATTAGAAAATCAAGATCCTCCACTTCTTCCTTTAGAAATTCCTGATATTCACCAGCTCCTGGCCTGCATTGATCCCCTTGGCCAAGAGGAGCAGTCTGGTTCTGAAAACACTGATCTGGGAAAAAATGGTATGAGTCTTGAGGACCAAGGGACCCTTGAAAATGGGATTGTATCTAGTGGTGGTTTCGCAGACATCACTACTCTAGTGGAGGATATTCATCTTCCCCAGCTCTTTAATTCCTTGAACGACCTTGATCAATCCAAAGGTCCCAAGGTGATCAATGCCAAAGATACCAGAATCATCAAGTTGAATGAAGTGCAAGAAAAGTCAAGTGTCATAAAGTTGTCCTCTGATCAAGCCAGGAAGAATAAACACAAAGCTGCTGAGACTATCAATGGTGTTCCCAAGACCAAAATCCAGCCAAAGGACCCAGGATGCCTGTTAGGGGAAGAAGTGGTTATTTGCAATGCTGGAGATAGTGACAGGGCTCATGTGAATTCAGCCAAGCATTCCAACAGCAAATCTCAGAAAGCTGCATCCAGCAggatcagcaaaactaagagcCATGGGCAGGAAAAGAccaaaaggagcagagaaaacaaCCCCAAGAAAGCTGAAGAGATTAAGCAGTCAGGGAACACAGTCAAGGCAGAAGAGAAGCCAACCATTCCCAAGATGAAGCGGAGGAGAAATCAACCTGAGCTTAGCCAAGAGACCTTTAAAAAGCCTCGAAGCTGCCTAGGCATGCACATGTTGGAGTCTGTACAGATTTTTCACGCGCTGGGGAAAAAGAGTGATAAGAAAATCAGACTCTCTTCCTCCTGGGCCCTGGGAAACTCCAGCAACCCTAAAGTTGCCCAGCCATCCCCAGTTATCAAACGATGGCTGGACACCCCACGTGAGGGTAAAggtcctgaaaaaaataaagtcaaagtcCAGAAACAAGACAGTGGTGCTGACACAGAGTGTCCATCTCCATCCCAGTATGAGCTGCCACCTCCTGGGAAGGTCAAGTTGGTGCCTTTGCCTTTTCCAACCTTGGAGAAGCCTCAAGCTCGACCTGTTCTTCGGAGGCCACACTCTCTGGCCTCACGTCGGTCTGCTGTGGCTTACCCTGCCCGGCCAGGGTCCACTAGCTCAGCTCAACCTATTGCAGTCAATTCATCCCGGCCAACCCCTGTCTCCTTGACAGGTCCTGCCAGACCAGCTCGGCCAATTTCAACCAATCCAACCCGACCAGGTTTGACCAACCCTACCCGGCCTAGTGTCCCTCACTCTGCTGCATCCAGACCTGCACCCTACAAAACGTCATCCTGCACCTCTCTCCAGCAGGAACCCATTCCTACTGCTGTGACCAAACTCCAGTCCCCACCCAAACCTCACAATCAATTTCTACTCCAAGACTTCTGCTTTCAACCTATTCCATGGAGAAAACCCAATGTTCCTGAGCCAGTAATGTCGAAGCCCATCACAAAAGAACAGAGGCCAGAGCGAGAGGCCATGAAGCGGCAGGCTCAACAAGAGCGTGAGAATGCAGCCAAATACACCTCTTTGGGGAAAGTGCAGTTTTTCATTGAGAGGGAAAAAGATATGGAAATTGCTCGATACTATGGCTATGCAATATAA